The genomic segment ATGGTTCACCCATTTTCAAACCATTGGCGTGTGAAATGCCGACTCCTCGAATAATCTTGCCAGCAGTCTCTTCTTTGAAAACTTTGAATAGATGGGCTACAACTTGTTTGTGACTGCGTGCTTTTGCGACGGGTGTATAGACGCCATCCTGCAAAGTCGCAATCGGTTTTATATTCAACAAGGAACCAATCATTGCTTTCCCTTTTCCGATACGGCCGCCTTTCACCAGATTATCAAGTGAATCGACAACAACGAAAAGCGTTGTATTATTACGGATTGAGTTCAACCGTTCAACGATCTCAGTAACTGACTTTCCTTGCTCGGCCAATTTCGCCGCTTCCATTACCTGAAACATCAACGCATGTGAGATGAACATCGAATCAATGACAGTAACTTTGGAATCCGTCATTTCAGCGGCTGCCTGGGCAGATTTCACAGTACCACTCATGCCACCAGTCATATGTATGGAGATGATTTCACTGCCATCCTCACCCAGCTTGTCATATAACTCCTTGAAAACACCTGCTGCCGGTTGGGAGCTTTTAGGCAATTCCTCAGAACTTCTCATCATAGTTAGAAATTCTTCGGGTTGTATATCTACACCATCGATATACGTTTTGCCATCAATTTGGATGGTTAGTGGAACAACATGTAGGGCATATTTTAGAATGTCCTCTTCTTTTAAATCGGCAGTTGAATCCGTGACGATATGGACTTTTTTCATAATGCGCACTCCCCTCGATTAGTAGCAGTTCTCAATAAATTTTAGTATAGTAAAAGGTAAGGAGGTTAAAATCATGACTGTTGCATTTGATTTTAAAAATGGACGAGAAGAGTTGTGGAATGCGATCACACACGGTATCGCACTACTTCTCAGTATACCCGCCCTTGTGTTTTTAGTACTTGACGCTGTTCGGCATGGCACAGCGATGCATGTGGCCAGCTACACCATTTTCGGTTTTTCTATGCTTCTCTTATTCCTTATGAGCACACTGTTGCATAGCATGCCAATAAAATTCAAACACTTGTTTTCCATACTGGATCACTCAGCCATCTATATTCTGATTGCAGGAACCTATACGCCGTTTCTCCTTGTCACTGTAAAAGGAGTACTAGGCTGGACACTGCTCAGTATCGTCTGGGGTCTGGCCATTGCAGGTATTCTATTCAAAGTTTTTTTCATTCATCGTTTTGAATTTGTTTCGCTTATCTTTTACATTGTTATGGGCTGGCTTATACTAATAGCCATCAAACCATTATACACCCATTTAACACTCGCTGGATTCGCGCTACTCGTTATAGGCGGTCTATTGTATACGTTTGGTTCGATTTTCTATGCGTGGAGAAAGATCCCGTACAACCATGCAATTTGGCATGTGTTTGTTATTGCGGGCAGTGCCTCAATGTATTTCTGCGTCCTCTTATATACATGAGGACGTTTTTTATTTGTCTTGACTCCAGTGCAAAACCTCTAGTCGCATCCGCTTTAGTTATTCCTTTTCGTACATGAGAAATGAATACGGAATTTCATCTTCTGTACTGTGTTCTTGCGTAGACGATATGAGCTTCCATTCAGGGCCATATGAAGGAAAAAAAGTATCCCCTTCGTATTGTTTTTGAATATACGTAATGTAGAGGCGATCCGCTATTACTAGTGCCGCATGGAATATTTCCGCACCACCGATAATCATCACTTCATCTGCATACTCTTCTGCTCTTGCAATCGCATCATTTAGATTGTGTACGACAACAGCACCCTCAGCTGTATATGCTTCATTTCGTGTAACGATAATGCTAAGCCGCCCAGGTAAAGGTCTACCGATTGACTCAAACGTTTTACGTCCCATTACCATCGCTTTTCCCATAGACACCTTTTTAAAGTAAGCAAGGTCCTCTGGAATATGCCAAGGCAAATCGTTGTTCATACCAATGACCCGGTTCGGATCATGGGCTACAAGTAGTGAAATCATGGAAATCCACCTTTCTTTAGACAGCAATTGGTGCTTTGATTTTTGGATGTGGTTCATAATTTTCAAGTTCGATGTCTTGCGTTTCTAATTCAAAAATCGATTTGCCTTCAATATTCAATTTTAATGTCGGAAGAGTTCGCGGTTCCCGAGTCAATTGCTCATTCACTTGATTGACATGATTCGCGTAAATATGAGCATCCCCCAATGTATGGACGAATTCGCCAACACCAAGTTCGCATTCATGTGCAATCAAATGAACCAGAAGTGCATAGGATGCAATATTAAATGGTACGCCAAGGAAGATGTCCGCACTTCGCTGGTAAAGCTGGCATGATAGCTTTCCATCTGCTACATAAAATTGGAACAACGCATGACACGGTGGCAAAGCCATATCTTCGACTTCAGAAGGGTTCCATGCAGTAACAATATGCCTGCGGGAATCGGGATTGTTTTTGATGCCTTCAATTAAATTGGCAATTTGATCAATCGATTGTTCTCCATTTGACCATGATCGCCACTGTTTACCATATACCGGTCCAAGATCTGCGTATGTCGCAGCAAATTCTTCATCTTCCACTACGCGTTTTTTGAATGCATCCATTTCAACTTTATAGACAGCCGCAAATTCTGGTTCTTTTGCAGCGCGACGTCCGAAGTCTCTCATATCTGGACCACTATATTCGGAACTTGTCACCCATTGTTCAAAAGCCCATTCATCCCAAATAGGATTTCGATCTTCAATAAGCGTTTTGACATTCGTATCGCCTTTTAAGAACCATAACAATTCAGATGAAATAAGACGGAAAGCCGTTTTTTTCGTTGTCATAAGGGGAAATCCTTCATTTAAATCGAAGCGCATCTGATAACCAAAGACACTGATTGTCCCTGTCCCTGTGCGATCTTCTTTTTTTTCACCTGTTTCAAGAACGTGTTTACATAATTCTAAATACTGTTTCATCAAAAAGCCTCCTTGCGCTAGTGTTCAGTATATCAAATATGATCTAGCTATCATAATAAAAAACACAGCGCTGGCGTGGTTATTCTAAATAACCATGTCAGAACTGTGTTTTTCGTCCTTGATATGACAACCTTCTTAGGTTTCTGTTACCTAATTATAGCATTTGGGTCGTGGTTACTCAATTATTATGAGGATTGGTTGTGGTTGCATATTCCCAAAATTATGAAACTGGTTTTTGTATATCATTGTATATGCATAAGTGTATAGAAGAAGGTTAAAGACTATAATGGTATTACCATATTTATTCTCACATCACTTTGAATTGTAGCAGAGTGAAAATGAATTTTAACAACATCACTTACACAGTATTGATTGTAATTAATTTCTTTTAACGCTTAATAATACGAGCTGAGGCTGTCTATACCGGGAACACGGCACCATAATTCTATCTTCATAGTTTGAGACTTACACCCTATAGACTAGCCCATGCCGGGCGTACAAAAAGACGACTCATCAATAGATGAAATCGTCTTCGTTTTATATATTCTGTTATCACCAAATCATATGTATGATGCCGAAGCCTACAGCCACATGGTTTTGAGCCGTCTCCACAGTTGTTTATTTTACGGTTTTACTCACTAGGGAGTATTACATGTTTACGAACTTGGTTCAAAGACCTTACTACTTCCATTGTCTTTCAACTATTTATATATGGAATCGCATTGTTTCGTTAACAACTTCAATTCGTGTGGCGTCAGAGGTCACATATAAATAGGAAGATACACTGCCTCAATATCGAAAATCCCGCCCTACCATCTACTATTAACCAGCTTAGACAGCGTCCACAGATAACCCCAAAGAATGAACCAATCTCACTCTGTGGAAGCTCACAAAGCGGTTCTGCTCCCCCACTTAATTTATTAAATTTTCTCTGTAATACTTTCTTAGACAGTAACTTACATATTCTCTTACATTTATTAATGGAATTTTATGTGGGAAATCACATCCATTCTTTTCATCAGGGTCTAACAATGGAATAAGGCTACTTGTTGGAGTCTCTGTATTAAGCCTCAAGCCTGCATGAAGAAATTTTGACCTTTTATCATAGTAATCCACAAAATCTTTTACAAGATGTTTAGGTAAATACTTAGATGTTAACTCTCTTACTCTTTTAGTTATTTGAAACTTTGGCTGTCCACATGAGTCACACTTTCCCTCTGTAAACCCTATTAAAGTTGTAACCTCTAGAGCTGATAAATATAAAGTTGTCGCTAACTCTGTCTCATCACCACTTTGCACTACCACAACTGAGTCATCTGAGTCTCTGTGGAACATTTTTTCTTCCTGTTTTCTCGCAGAATGAAAGTTACCACAAGCCTTTAAGAACAATTCTACCTCAGGTGATAAATCTTGTTCTGGGTTTGTAAGTGTATTTATAAATTCCTTTGCTTCATTAGAAATAACTAAGTAATCTTCCTTTACTGAATGGTCATCAATAAAATCCTCTTCCTGAAACAACTCTGACTCTTGAGGCTCAATTAATCCATCCTTAATCCAATCAACCCTATCAAAAACAGCATTAGTTTCAACAGCTAAAAAATTCATAAGTTGTGTCACTTTTTGAGCAACAAAGCCTCTTGCTTGATTCCTATCATACGCATTAACAACAAATGTAAATTCAGATTTACTATCTTTCATGGGATGTATAGTAAAGTCATCTGTCGTATATGAGTGCAAAGGATAATATGATTGAATGGCAGTTCTAAAATAAAATGTATCTAACTTTCCAACATTTTGTTTTGTAGTATTAACAACTTTCTTTAGCCTTTGATAAAGCTCTGTTCCTTTTTTAATCTCCTTTTCTCCATACTCCGCATTGAAGAAAATATTGTCAATACTTCCTTTTTCTTTGTAAGTAATACCAACTTCTAATGGTTTACTTTCACCAATATTCACAAAGCCAAAAGTAATTTTTTTTAATTGTCCATTCTTGTAAGGCGTGTAATGCCACCCACAGACTCCAAACTCCTTTTTCATTTCAGCCCATAAACATCTTAACAATTCATTAGATTCTTCTGCATTAGTTGTTCCAATATTAATATTCATCGCTCAACCATTACCTACCTTCTGCGATTTCTATATATAAATATTACCATAGAAATACAAAACCAATTTAAACACATAGTATAAATCGATTAATTATCTATGGTTATACTTATAACAATGTTAGTTTTGTTGATTTCATCATTAGCGATTCCAACAAACTTCTTCTCCATAATATTACTACCGTTTCGCTTCATCTTCCGTTTGGTGTGCGTGTAGTAGGTAGCTCCAATTCTTCATTCACCAACATCAAAATATCGGAAAGTACCCCCTACCTTACCCATGCCCTATAACACTCGAAATGGCACTGCGGGATACACCTTCGTCCTTCACTGACTTACTATCGAACTCTCTCATAGGAGCGTCTTGTGACACTCCTGCAACCTCCTTTAATCCATTCACTCTACCTACTATATCAACTCTAAGTAATTGGTTTTACAAGTCGACTTGTAGGAAGTGTACAGATAATAAACCCTTATAAACTAATCTTTTGTACGTCTAAATTGATTCTTCAAATTCGCTGATTATCTTATAGAAGGAGTTCTTTTTCAGCTTTAAGATTTCCATAAACTTCACACCTGACAATCCTTTGGCTTTCCACACTTGATAGTTAGCCTCTAAATCCTCTCGCTGTTTCTTCGATAAAGTCGATAGGTTTAATTGCGGTCTACCTAAATGCTTTCCTTTAGCTCTAGCAACAGCGATTCCTTCCTTCTGACGCTGTAACATTTTCTTACGCTCTTGTTCAGCTACATAAGCCAACAAGGAAAGGAATTGGTCTTCCATTAGCTTGCCCATATCTCCCATTGATTTGAACTTACGACTATCGAACAACTCTTTATTTTCTAAGATGACAATATCAGCGTTCAACTTACGAGTTATGTATTGCCATTCCATTTTTATTTCATCATAGTTACGTCCTAAGCGGTCTAAAGCATCAATATAAACTAGGTCACCTTCTCGAATGACGCTCTTTAGTGCTTGATACTGTGGACGGTCAAAATTTTTCCCACTTGCTTTGTCTAAAAAAATGTCACGCTCGGCTACTCCTAGCTCCAACATCTTAATATCTTGACGCTCTACGTTCTGTCCTTTATCACAGACACGAACATAGCCGAATACTTTTGTGTTTGTCATGTTAATTCCCCACTTCCGTTTATAAAGCTTATGCATATATTATAAACGTTTATAAATAATAATCAATATCTTAATAAACGAATTTCACATCCATTTGGGGTAGTTGCTAAAGGCATGCCTTTACAAACTCTACTTGGCGACTATCACAACTGCTGTCGCTGCGACCTATGTTTGTCTATGAAAATACCTGTCCATATTCACACGCTTCAAATGATGACACATTTTGACCTATGTATCGTTGCCCTGTGACCTGTTATCTAGTCAGAGCAATCTATACAGATTTTAAGTGTGTTTCATCATGGATTATCAATGAACAGTACGCTAAGGTACTTAGACCTGCTCGTTTCGCATCAAGTAACAGAACAAAAAAAAGAACGCACCTAAATAGTGCGTTCCATCCATCCAACTATATAATATTTAATTGCTGTTATTCATCTTCACTTGAAGGATTATGTTCAATTAAAAGGTCACTACCTATTTCTAATAATCCTTGAATATCTTCTATGTTAGGTAATACTAAAGTTTCTTCATTTTCATCTGCAGATAGGTCATCTGATGAGTCTTGTTTATCAATCTCTACCTTAGTACCTTTTATCATTAAGTTAGCCATTCTTTCAAATGCCATTTGACATCTTGTGTGTTCCTCTGAGTCATCAGCAGTATCATTTGCGCCCAAAACTCTTTTTACTGCATAATTCTTAATTACCAATTGGTTTGCTTTCATGTTCTCTACTATCAATCTCCGAGCATCCTCTTCAATATCTAATTCATCTTCTCTAAGTTTATCTTCAATGATAATCTTTACCCATTTAGTAACCTCTGAAATAAATAATGCCATCATTTTAAAGTCAGTAAGATTGTCCAAAGCGACTTGATACCATTCAGAACCTTTATCAAAACCTACTAACTTAACTTTCCTAGTATCATTCATTACAATAGAAAAAATAAGATTTAATTGTTTTGTAAATTCTGCTACATCATCAAAGTATTCATATTGCGGTAATTTAACTCCATATATGTAGTTATAACCACCTTGACTAGTTCTAGATAGTGATTCAACGTGAAATAGCAAATCAAGTTTACTAAGTATAGATTTTAGCGCGCCATCGAATTCACTAAATTCAGTATTTGTATATGCATCTTTGTTCTGTTTCAATGTGGTCATTTCTGCACGAAAATAATTGGCTATTCCTGCCTCAGTAATTTTCTCTTGTATTGAATCTATTAGTAGTGCATCAACTTCCCTTTTCTTTTTATTATATTCAGAAACTTCAAGCTCATTACTCCGCCCATGAGAACCATTGTTGTTTTCCGATTTTGAATCTAAGTATCTTTCTTGTTTCTTGAAAGCAATAATTTCATTTTTCACTTCAATAAGGTAACTTTCTATTTTTAAAAATCTCAAAATCTATGCCCTCTTTTCTTTTGTATAACTAAACACAAAAATCCTATATTCACTAAGTACTATATCATAAACTAATTGAATATTTATCCATATATAAATCTCTTTTTACACCCCGACATGCTTTAAAGCTCTAAACGTCTGATTGATATAGGAATAAGCGATAGAGCAATTACTCTAACGCCTGCTATAATGCTCTATTTAATTAGTAGATGTATTTTCATGCGCCTTGTAAGTTTCAACTAAAAATACAATATTTGTTGCACATAAGTTCAAAGAATATTGAACTACCGTGATAGTAACATCGTCTATTAGGATACCACTGCCGTGGGAATATCTATTTCTCATGGTTGGTAATCCACTTTCTAAGCAACTTCTAACACCACCAAAATGTGCTTGTAATGAACTTGGAATAAATTGATTATCGAATAAATTTTTAACCAATGTACTTGATGTATCTTTTTGTTTATATACGTACCCGAGTTTGTCACAAATGATTTTCATTGTACTTTCAAATGCTTTACCTGCATTTGTAATTGCATTTTCTAGATTCCCATTTTTGTAATCAGAATATGCTTGTAAAAAGTCTTCCGAAGCGCTTTGGAATCCATTTTCATGTAGTAGTTTAATACTTTTAACCACTACTTCTTGATGAATAAACTTATTATCCATTCGGATTAACTTTCCTTCTACTAACTCATAACCTAAAGAACTTTCTAGCATTTTTTTATTTATTGCACTGATAGTGGCATCTATCTTCTCGACGGTTCGTTTAGTGTCAGGGCTATCAAATTGCTTTTCATGTTCACTATACTCATACAATAAACCTAATAAAACTTGTACCATATACAGGGCTTCAAAATCATTACAACTCGATAGTTCTCTTTGTATTCTAGTTTCTGAATCAGCACCAACTAAGGTTGCTTTTCCAAACTCAATCGTTATTACTTTTTCAATTTTCCTCCAATACTCATACCCAAGATGGAGTTCGTCTATTAAGGCAAACACTAAACGAAAACATTGATTTCTAAATTTCTCGTTTACAACCTCATACTGATAAACTTCATTTTCTTCCATTAATCCTAACTCTATTTTAAAATCGTGAAAACTCAATGCAATCGACTCCTTTGGATATACTTTACATATATCTAGAGGTATTATCAACTACTATTAATTAAAAATTCTTACTTCCCCATTTGAAGGGATTATTCACAGACATAATATCTACCACAAAGATGTTTTATATCTAAAAACCGATAGAGCAAACTACTCTTTCGGCAATATGAAATCATAGATTACATGGCTGTTATGCAAGTAACAATCTCCTATATCGTCAATACACGCTCACAGGCTCCGTATATTCTTCTACGAGCTTGCTATGGTCGTAGAAGAATGATATGTATGCTAACTCAAAGTTGAAGCGATTGAGCTTTCTGCATCGCCTGCCTGTAACAGTGATTGGTTTCTGCTATTGGTTCACGGCTAATTGACCGTAGGTGACGCTTAGGTATACACAGGGGAAAGCGATAGAGTGACAGTTCTCCGCCTGCTAATAGGTCTGCATACTTTTGTGCACCCCCTTCACATTGAAGGACTTAGAACAAATGCGTCATTGTTTGACGCTTTTAGGATTCCTTCTGCAGTAGGAAATCATAGATTACATGGCTGTTGTGTAGATACAAG from the Sporosarcina psychrophila genome contains:
- a CDS encoding DegV family protein; protein product: MKKVHIVTDSTADLKEEDILKYALHVVPLTIQIDGKTYIDGVDIQPEEFLTMMRSSEELPKSSQPAAGVFKELYDKLGEDGSEIISIHMTGGMSGTVKSAQAAAEMTDSKVTVIDSMFISHALMFQVMEAAKLAEQGKSVTEIVERLNSIRNNTTLFVVVDSLDNLVKGGRIGKGKAMIGSLLNIKPIATLQDGVYTPVAKARSHKQVVAHLFKVFKEETAGKIIRGVGISHANGLKMGEPLKKMIQDSGIKDVNLTFTAPIISTHTGEGAIGFMYYAD
- the trhA gene encoding PAQR family membrane homeostasis protein TrhA — translated: MTVAFDFKNGREELWNAITHGIALLLSIPALVFLVLDAVRHGTAMHVASYTIFGFSMLLLFLMSTLLHSMPIKFKHLFSILDHSAIYILIAGTYTPFLLVTVKGVLGWTLLSIVWGLAIAGILFKVFFIHRFEFVSLIFYIVMGWLILIAIKPLYTHLTLAGFALLVIGGLLYTFGSIFYAWRKIPYNHAIWHVFVIAGSASMYFCVLLYT
- a CDS encoding dihydrofolate reductase, producing the protein MISLLVAHDPNRVIGMNNDLPWHIPEDLAYFKKVSMGKAMVMGRKTFESIGRPLPGRLSIIVTRNEAYTAEGAVVVHNLNDAIARAEEYADEVMIIGGAEIFHAALVIADRLYITYIQKQYEGDTFFPSYGPEWKLISSTQEHSTEDEIPYSFLMYEKE
- a CDS encoding thymidylate synthase encodes the protein MKQYLELCKHVLETGEKKEDRTGTGTISVFGYQMRFDLNEGFPLMTTKKTAFRLISSELLWFLKGDTNVKTLIEDRNPIWDEWAFEQWVTSSEYSGPDMRDFGRRAAKEPEFAAVYKVEMDAFKKRVVEDEEFAATYADLGPVYGKQWRSWSNGEQSIDQIANLIEGIKNNPDSRRHIVTAWNPSEVEDMALPPCHALFQFYVADGKLSCQLYQRSADIFLGVPFNIASYALLVHLIAHECELGVGEFVHTLGDAHIYANHVNQVNEQLTREPRTLPTLKLNIEGKSIFELETQDIELENYEPHPKIKAPIAV
- a CDS encoding recombinase family protein, with amino-acid sequence MTNTKVFGYVRVCDKGQNVERQDIKMLELGVAERDIFLDKASGKNFDRPQYQALKSVIREGDLVYIDALDRLGRNYDEIKMEWQYITRKLNADIVILENKELFDSRKFKSMGDMGKLMEDQFLSLLAYVAEQERKKMLQRQKEGIAVARAKGKHLGRPQLNLSTLSKKQREDLEANYQVWKAKGLSGVKFMEILKLKKNSFYKIISEFEESI
- a CDS encoding STM4504/CBY_0614 family protein, whose protein sequence is MSFHDFKIELGLMEENEVYQYEVVNEKFRNQCFRLVFALIDELHLGYEYWRKIEKVITIEFGKATLVGADSETRIQRELSSCNDFEALYMVQVLLGLLYEYSEHEKQFDSPDTKRTVEKIDATISAINKKMLESSLGYELVEGKLIRMDNKFIHQEVVVKSIKLLHENGFQSASEDFLQAYSDYKNGNLENAITNAGKAFESTMKIICDKLGYVYKQKDTSSTLVKNLFDNQFIPSSLQAHFGGVRSCLESGLPTMRNRYSHGSGILIDDVTITVVQYSLNLCATNIVFLVETYKAHENTSTN